Proteins encoded within one genomic window of Phototrophicus methaneseepsis:
- a CDS encoding carbohydrate ABC transporter permease gives MRRKSHVNPLSVILLHIVVISGALITVTPLLWMVYSSFKSTSEIFRYPPWLPPETWSLANYASLLDGWYFEDWYLNSVLYSGAQTLLTLFFCSLAGFAFAKYTFRGKNILFALLVSSTLIPFQLILIPLFIQMSQIGWVNTPYAMVVPWVAPAFGIFLMRQFALSIPTELLEAARLDGAGEFRSYLQIALPILRPGLAALGIYTFLSAWNSYLWPLMVLRGETSMTLTVGVAGMEAQAAGSATPFGEIMAAATLMSIPVIAVFVFVQRYFIAGLTAGAVKA, from the coding sequence ATGCGACGTAAATCTCACGTCAACCCATTAAGCGTGATTCTCCTCCATATTGTTGTGATCAGCGGGGCTTTAATTACCGTAACACCGCTGCTATGGATGGTCTATTCATCGTTCAAATCCACATCGGAAATTTTTCGCTATCCCCCCTGGCTACCACCAGAAACATGGTCACTTGCAAACTATGCTAGCCTGTTAGATGGGTGGTACTTTGAAGACTGGTATCTGAACAGTGTGCTCTATTCCGGTGCACAAACGCTGCTCACGCTGTTCTTCTGCTCACTAGCGGGCTTTGCATTTGCAAAATACACTTTCCGAGGGAAGAACATCCTGTTTGCGCTGCTCGTCAGCTCCACATTGATTCCTTTCCAGCTCATTCTGATTCCACTTTTCATCCAGATGAGCCAGATCGGATGGGTCAACACACCGTATGCGATGGTCGTTCCCTGGGTTGCACCTGCTTTTGGCATCTTCTTGATGCGGCAGTTTGCACTGTCTATCCCCACGGAATTGTTGGAAGCAGCCCGCCTAGATGGCGCAGGTGAGTTCAGAAGTTATTTGCAGATCGCCTTGCCAATCCTGCGGCCAGGTTTAGCAGCACTGGGTATTTACACTTTTTTAAGTGCCTGGAACAGCTACCTATGGCCGCTAATGGTGTTACGTGGCGAAACTTCTATGACGTTGACCGTTGGTGTCGCAGGGATGGAAGCGCAAGCGGCTGGGAGTGCCACGCCATTTGGTGAGATCATGGCAGCGGCAACGTTGATGTCGATCCCGGTCATTGCTGTCTTCGTATTTGTACAGCGCTACTTTATTGCAGGCCTGACCGCTGGTGCTGTCAAAGCCTGA
- a CDS encoding MFS transporter, whose amino-acid sequence MTKKSTPPDPYAAWRFPDFRLLIAGRFVAQVGEMMVSVSVGWELYERTSDPLALGLVGLVQVIPVMLLSLPGGYVADRYDRKRVTLISQLVLVFCSLLLALISFTQGSLVVLYVILAFIGAARAFNNPAESALTPQVVPEEVYHSAIAWSSSVWQLSSILGPSLGGFVIAISGAAGWVYVLNAAAGMVLVVALLFIRSRQTSFSSPDEPPLQSLMGGLKFLRHSQLVLASITLDMFAVLFGGATFLLPVFARDILLTDATGLGILRAGPSIGALIMALYIARRPPFQHAGRTLLLAVAGFGIATIVFGVSTSFWLSMVMLILLGALDNISVVIRHTLVLTYTPNEMLGRVGAVNSVFIGASNELGGFESGVAASLLGPVGAVVFGGFGTLGVVGLITWLSPKLRALGEIKREKGPQVPDEQVETDPIAEVLSPEF is encoded by the coding sequence ATGACTAAGAAGAGTACCCCACCCGATCCTTATGCTGCGTGGCGTTTTCCTGATTTTCGCCTTTTAATCGCTGGTCGCTTTGTGGCTCAGGTTGGCGAGATGATGGTCAGCGTGAGCGTCGGGTGGGAACTATATGAACGAACAAGTGACCCGCTGGCCCTTGGTTTAGTCGGTCTGGTGCAGGTTATCCCTGTCATGCTGCTTTCGCTGCCTGGTGGTTATGTTGCTGACCGTTACGACCGGAAGCGCGTCACGTTGATATCACAGTTAGTGCTGGTTTTTTGTTCGCTGTTGCTGGCGCTAATTTCCTTTACACAAGGCTCATTGGTGGTCTTATATGTGATATTAGCCTTTATTGGTGCTGCACGTGCCTTTAATAATCCGGCAGAATCTGCTTTAACGCCCCAGGTCGTGCCAGAGGAAGTTTATCATAGCGCTATTGCATGGAGCTCAAGCGTTTGGCAGCTATCCTCCATTCTTGGGCCTTCGCTGGGTGGTTTCGTCATTGCCATCAGCGGTGCTGCGGGATGGGTGTATGTTTTGAATGCAGCCGCAGGTATGGTTCTGGTTGTCGCGCTGCTGTTTATCCGTAGTCGCCAGACTTCGTTTTCATCGCCAGATGAGCCACCGCTGCAATCGCTTATGGGTGGCCTGAAGTTTTTGCGCCATTCGCAGTTAGTCTTAGCGTCTATTACGCTGGATATGTTCGCTGTTTTGTTTGGTGGGGCGACGTTCCTACTGCCTGTATTTGCGCGTGATATCCTGCTAACCGATGCGACTGGGCTTGGAATTTTGCGGGCAGGTCCATCCATTGGTGCACTGATCATGGCCCTGTATATCGCACGGCGACCCCCATTCCAACATGCTGGACGTACGTTATTGTTGGCGGTAGCCGGGTTTGGTATAGCAACGATTGTATTTGGAGTGTCGACATCTTTCTGGCTTTCGATGGTGATGCTTATCTTGCTTGGTGCCCTGGATAATATCAGCGTGGTCATCCGGCATACGTTGGTACTGACCTACACACCCAATGAGATGCTTGGGCGCGTTGGTGCTGTCAACAGTGTGTTTATTGGTGCGTCCAATGAACTTGGTGGCTTTGAATCCGGTGTGGCTGCATCTTTATTGGGGCCAGTAGGCGCTGTGGTCTTTGGTGGCTTTGGAACCCTTGGCGTCGTCGGATTGATCACATGGTTATCACCTAAGCTACGTGCGCTTGGCGAAATTAAGCGAGAAAAAGGTCCTCAAGTTCCTGATGAGCAGGTCGAAACCGATCCGATTGCTGAAGTGCTATCGCCGGAGTTCTAG